In Lycium ferocissimum isolate CSIRO_LF1 chromosome 11, AGI_CSIRO_Lferr_CH_V1, whole genome shotgun sequence, a single genomic region encodes these proteins:
- the LOC132038313 gene encoding uncharacterized protein LOC132038313: MLFASKKALQRAVKIYCFKDMREFKVDQSNTKIWRLVCRRRYQGCEWLLRGIVKPDGMWAITKFRERHTCDMEENRADHYNLDTNMIAQVLLKDIAETPRFPIKDCIRNVQTIYSKTISNRKGFLGRRRAFEMVFENWHTSFQSLPRYMAALQHFNHGTVVEWRLIEGKIFNFVFWTFKPCIDGFAHCRLVISIDGTHVYGAYDIKLLIAIGMDANGSIFPLAFAIAANESNDTWGIFLTHLKTHVIKDRTGICMLSDLHKGILHNMDNLLGW, encoded by the exons ATGTTGTTCGCATCCAAAAAGGCGTTGCAACGGGctgtcaaaatttattgttttaaggacatgagggagtttaaggttgatcaGTCAAACACAAAGATATGGAGGCTAGTTTGTAGACGACGGTATCAAGGCTGTGAGTGGTTGCTTCGGGGAATTGTTAAGCCTGATGGTATGTGGGCTATCACAAAATTCCGCGAaagacacacttgtgatatggaagaaaatcgagcagatcattataatttagatacaaacatgattgctcaagtgttacttaaagacattgccgaaacgccaag GTTCCCCATCAAAGATTGTATTCGAAACGTTCAAACCATATATAGTAAAACTATAAGCAACagaaagggatttctcgggCGTAGACGCGCTTTTGAGATGGTCTTTGAAAATTGGCATACTTCTTTTCAATCGCTGCCAAGGTATATGGCAGCTCTACAACATTTTAATCATGGTACTGTTGTAGAGTGGCGGCTTATAGAGggtaaaatcttcaacttcgtattttggacattcaaaccatgcattgatggttttgctcactgCCGACTAGTGATATCCATAGATGGTACGCATGTATATGGTGCCTATGACatcaagctcctaattgcaataggaatggatgccaatgggtcaatatttcctcttgctttcgcaattgccgctaacgagagcaacgacacatgggggatctttttgacccatttgaaaactcatgttattaaggatcgtaccGGCATATGCATGTTGTCTGATcttcataaaggcatattgcacaatatggataatttacTAGGGTGGTAG